In Xenopus laevis strain J_2021 chromosome 2S, Xenopus_laevis_v10.1, whole genome shotgun sequence, a genomic segment contains:
- the gpr84.S gene encoding G protein-coupled receptor 84 S homeolog (The RefSeq protein has 2 substitutions compared to this genomic sequence): MNETDSNFSCYDPSIVEYRYFGATWGIMVSLVGTIGNVLTVLAYALDKKLQTRFNLLIINLSLADILYCTFLQPFSIDSYLHLYWRSGTTFCRVFGMLLFVSNSVSILNLCLIAVSRYILIANNKLFDRIFCRLGVSLILLGTWVVGFSSFAPLWHVFVLVPKVCTCSFHRIKGRPYTTILMAFYFVIGLSCVGIFYFLIHRKVKSAAQALDQYKLKTKNKAKDHVAGINSTDIGKYQEMDSGVDTAVSSEVISEHVPSNKSTSQSAVTSHSTDHEKLERRTLPQPKESGSDFKKVTRMCFVVFLFFVVSYIPFLLLNIFDAKNKAPQMLHMIAANLTWLNSCINPILYAAMNRQFRDAYKRVLTLAVSKIRSH; this comes from the coding sequence ATGAATGAGACAGATTCTAATTTCTCTTGCTATGACCCCTCCATCGTGGAGTACCGCTATTTTGGTGCAACATGGGGAATTATGGTGTCTCTGGTGGGGACTATTGGAAATGTGCTGACAGTGCTTGCTTATGCTCTGGATAAAAAACTCCAGACACGGTTCAATCTGCTGATCATTAACTTGTCTTTAGCTGATATCCTCTACTGCACATTCCTGCAACCCTTCTCAATAGATTCTTACCTCCACCTGTACTGGAGGAGTGGCACCACCTTCTGCCGTGTGTTCGGCATGTTGCTGTTTGTCTCCAACTCGGTGTCCATCCTGAACCTGTGCCTCATTGCCGTCAGCCGTTATATTCTTATTGCCAACAACAAACTCTTTGATCGGATCTTCTGTAGACTTGGAGTATCACTTATCCTTCTAGGTACCTGGGTAGTGGGCTTTTCTAGCTTTGCCCCACTTTGGCATGTCTTTGTTTTAGTTCCAAAAGTGTGTACCTGCAGCTTCCATCGTATAAAAGGAAGGCCATACACAACCATATTAATGGCATTTTACTTTGTTATTGGTCTTAGCTGTGTTGGGATCTTCTACTTCCTAATTCACCGTAAAGTGAAATCAGCAGCTCAGGCCCTGGACCAGTACAAACTCAAAACTAAAAACAAAGCAAAGGATCATGTCGCTGGCATTAACTCAACTGATGTAGGAAAATATCAAGAAATGGACAGTGGAGTGGACACAGCAGTCTCCAGTGAGGTCATTTCAGAACACGTTCCATCAAATAAGAGCACTTCCCAAAGTGCCGTTACCTCTCATTCCACCAATCATGAAAAACTAGAGCGAAGAACATTGCCCCAACCCAAGGAATCAGGTTCTGATTTCAAAAAGGTCACCCGAATGTGCTTTGTggtctttcttttctttgttgtTTCTTACATTCCTTTCTTGTTACTCaatatttttgatgccaaaaataaGGCACCCCAAATGCTCCACATGATAGCTGCAAACCTTACCTGGCTGAACAGTTGCATTAATCCCATACTGTATGCAGCAATGAACCGACAATTCCGTGATGCTTATAAGAGGGTTCTAACTCTGGCTGTCAGCAAAATAAGGAGCCACTAA